The DNA sequence GGACATGGCCGCGGCGGGCACCCGTCTCGCCATCACGTTGGCACGTGGTGAAGAGCCCGAACACCGCCGAATCGAGCTTGCCACCACGCTGGTGGTGCGTCAGAGCACCGCCGCGCCACGCTGACGAGCCGCCTCTAGTGGTGGTGGCCCGGTTTCTGGACGTAGGTGCACCCGTCCGCCTCCGCGGGCAGCGTGTGCCCCACGTCCGCACCGGTCACCACCGATGTGCAACGCAGTTCGTGCAGTCCCAGCAGTTCCAGGCCCAGCGTGCCGCTGAGCGCGAAGCCGTTGCCGAACCCGAAGTCCGGGTTGTCCGACACCTCGCCGCTCGCCATCGCGCCCTGCCACGCCTGCTGGAAGTCCTTCAGCTTCTCGCGCTGGAACACCACCAGCCCGAGCCTCTCGTACGGCCCCGCCGCGCACGTCGCCCACTCCACCACGTAGGGCGCGTAGAGCTTCGCCCGCAGCGGCCCGACGAAGTCGGCGAACTCCTGCATCGTCCGCGGCGCCACCTCGTCGCACTGCCCGGTCTTCTCCTCGACCCACCGGCCGACCTCGACCGAGGTGGCCAGGGGCGGGCCGAGGGCGTTGGCCCCCAGCCCGTTGGCGCCGACCAGGCCGGCGGAGTCGGTCGCCGCCGAGGAGCAGGCGACCGACCCCACCAGGAGCGCGACCAGGGCCGCGCACCGCCCCAACATCAGGCCGCGGCGCAGGAAGCGCCGTTGAGGGCGAACGACGCCGGGTTCGCGGGTGCCCCCTGCGACGTCCCGTTGAACCCGAAGCTCACCGTCTGGCCCGGCTGGATGTTCTGGTTCCAGCTGGCGCCCTTCGCGGTGGCCTTGCCCGCCGCGACGGCGACCTCGGCCGACCACGCCTGGGTGATCCCCTGACCCGAGGGGACGTCCCAGACCAACTGCCACGCGCTGACCGCGCTGGTGCCCGTGTTCTTCACCGACACGTTCGCGGTGAAGCCGCCGGACCACTGGCTGGGCACGCTGTAGGTCACCGAGCACGCGCCCGGCGTCGTGCCGCCGCCCGTGGCGGTCCGCACCGACACGACCGCGGACGGCGGCGACGTGTTGCCCGCCGCGTCCCGCGCCACCACGTAGAACTGGTAGGCGGTGTCCGCCGTGAGACCGGTGACGGTGGCCGTCGTGCCCGAGGCCGTCGCGACCGCCACGTCGGTGGCGCCCGCCTCGCGGTAGACCGTGTAGCCGCTGACGCCGCGGTTGTCCGACGCCGCCGACCAGCTCAAGGACACGGCGTTGGCCGTGGCGGTCGCGACGGGCGTGCCGGGAGCCGTCGGTGCCTGGGTGTCACCGCCGCTGTCGCCGCCGGTGAAGTTCACGTCCGAGCAGCTGTAGAACGCCTCGGGGCTGTCGCTGCGCTGCCAGATCGAGTAGATGATGTGGCGGCCGGTCTTGTTGGGCAGCGTGCCGTTCCACGAGTACTCGCCGCTGCCCAGCGGCGGGTTGACGACGCTGTCGAACGGCGCGGGCTCCAGGTCCGACCACTTCAGCGGCTGCGTGACGTCGAAGCCGTCGCGGGTGACGTACTGGTCCCAGCGGCCCGGGTGGGGTGCCCAGGCGTTGTACTTGAACGTGATCGACGCGTTCGCCCGCAGGCTCGTCACCGGCCAGTCGCTGCGGGCCAGGTTGTAGGCGTCGTACTTGGTCGTCGGACCGCACAGGTCGCCGTCGGCGATGATCTCGCGGTGCTTGCCGGCCGCCTGGCTGATCAGGTTGCCGTACCAGTCCCACAGCGGTTGCTTGCCACCGATCTGCACCGCGGCGACGCACGCCGGGTTGGCCGGGTTCAGGTCGCCGCCGCCGCTGTTCGTCCTGCCGTCTTCGTAGCAGGCGTACGTGCGGCTCGGGGGGTATGTCATGGAACCGTGTGCCAGCGCCACGCCACTCTGGACGAACACGCTGGTCACACCGACCACACCGAGCGCGGCTACCGCCAACGCCCCAAAGCGCTTGAGTCGCAAGGACCTTCTCCTTCAGATCGACGGTGATCTGTGAACCAGTAGGGACTGGGAGCGCTCCCAGAATTACGATCGCATTACTGGTGACGCCACGTCAACGATCCGTTTCAACTGGTGGCCACCGGGTACCGCCTGGACATGCGGATCGCGGTGGTCGGCCAGATAGCCCGTGACCTGGTGTTGGTGGTGCCCGACGTGCCCGGATCGGGTGGCCACGCGGACGTCCTGGAACGCCGCGAAGTGCTCGGCGGGAAGGGCTCGAACATCGCTCGCGGCACCAGGCAGCTCGGCGCAACGGCCGCGGTGGTGGGCGTCGTCGGGGACGACCGGGAGGGCCGCCTGCTGGTCGAGCGCCTGGACGCGGACGGGGTAGCCACGGCCGCCGTCGTGTGCCGGCAGGGCGTCCGGACGGCCCTGATCGTGGACGTCGTGTGCGACGGCGGGTACCGGTACCTGGAGGACATCCCCGAGGCGACCTTGGTGACGGTCGAGGACGTGCGTGCCGCGTCGGCGACGCTGGCCGGGGCGGACGCCGTGGTCGTGCAGCTGGAGCAACCGGCCGACGCCGCGCTGGCGGCGGTCCGGGCCGCGAGCGGGCTGGTCGTGCTGGACGGCGCGCCGGAGGGGCGCGCGGCCGAACTGCTGGCGGCGGCCGACGTGGTGCGGGCCGACCACGGCGAGGCGGAGGCGCTGACCGGGCGGTCGATCACCGGCGCGGACGCGGCCGTCCGGGCGGGCCGCGAGCTGCTGGCGCGCGGCCCGTCGGTGGTGGCGCTGGAGGTGCCGGGCGAGGCGAACGTGCTGACGTGGGACGAGGGGTCGGCGGTGGTCCCGTTGACCGACGAGGAGGTCGTGGACCCGACCGGTGGTGGTGACGCGTTCGTGGCCGCGCTGACCGTGGCGCTGGTCCGCGGCGACACCCCGGAGGAGGCGGGCAGGCTGGCCACGGCCGCCGCGGGCCGCGCGGGCCGCCACCCCGGCGGGCGGACGGACCTCACCGGGCTCACCCTAGGCGCGCGTCAGCTCGGCTAGGCGCTCGAACAGCTCGTACGCCGACCGCAGGTGCCGGGACTCCTCGGTGAACATCGCGCGGTGCAGGTAGGCGTAGAAGACGACGGCCGGGCCGTCCGCGAGCGTGAACCGGGTCAACGGGTGCTCGACGCCGGGGCAGTACCCGGCGCCGCGCGGGATCACCCGCACGGTCACGTCAGTGCGCTCGATCGCGGTGCCCTCCAGCACGTAGACCGTGCAGCGGTCGGGGTCGAGCCGCTCGAAGACCGGGTTGAGACCGAGCGGCGCGAGCACGTCGATCCGCTCGGCGGCCCGGCACAGCACGTTGATCACGCTCGTCGCCTCCGTGCCCCACGCGCACCACATGGTCGGATCGGGTGTCGGCGACTCGGCGACGCCGTTCTCCAGCTCCCGGATCCGTTGCGGCGACTGCCGCGTCCTGGCGGCGAGCTCGGCCACGGTCAGGCCGTTGGCCTCGCGGACCCGGCGCAGTTCCAGGCCGAGCAGGCGGCTGCGCAACGCGGGCTTGAGTTCCATCAGGTTGATCGCCTTCGACGGGACGTCAGTCATACCGAAGCTATCGTGATACTTATCGAAGTGTCGATTCATCGAACGAGTGGACTGTCGCTACGCTCTGTGCCGCCGTGACCACAGAACGACGGGACGAAGGACATGGGCGACGACGCCCCGACCTCCAGCACGGTTCAGGCGTGGGAGCTCGGCCTGAGGCTGCGGGAACACCGGGAACGCCTCGGGTTCACGGCGGCGGCTGTCGGCAAGACGACGGGCATCGGCGGCACGAACCTGTCCGCGATCGAGTCCGGCAAGCGCCGCCTCACCGCGGCCAAGTTGACCGACCTCGCCGACGCCTACGAACTGCCCGACGACGAACGTGCCGACCTGGAATCGACGCGGGCGCGGACCGAGCGGCGCGAGTGGTGGTACGACTACGCGCGCCTGTACTCCGACGACTTCCTGCGGTTGCTGGGGTTGGAGGCGGGCGCGGAGAAGGTCTACGAGTACGCGCCGGACATCATCCCGGGTCTGTTGCAGACCGCCGACTACGCGCGCGCCGTGATGCGGGCCGGCACGCCGTACATCCGGCCGGTCGACGTCGGCCCGAGGCTGGAAACCCGGCTGGCGCGCCAACTCCGGCTGGACGGCGACCACCCGTTGCTGCTCGACGTCGTGCTCGGCGAAGCCGCGTTGCGCCAGTGGGTCGGCGAACCCGCCGTGCTGCGCCGACAACTCGCCCACCTGCTCGAAGTCCTGGAGCACAAGGGCGAGCACGTGCGGATCCGCGTCATCCCGTTCACGGCGGGAGCGCACCCGCTGCTCGGCTCGGCGTTGAAGATCCTCTCCTTTCCCTCCAACAGGCTCGGCGACCTGATGTACCAGGAGACAGCGATCAGCGGTGTCATCATCGACAAGCGCCAAGTGATACTCGAATCGACGGCGAGCTTCGCGGAGACGTTCGACCGAGCGCTCGACGACCGCGCCTCGCGCGGGTTCATCGACGCGGTCTACCACGAGATGGAGCGGCACTGATGTCTTTCACCTCCCCGGCCACGGCGCGTGGTTGGTTCAAGAGCAGCTTCAGCACGGCGTCGGGCGACTGCGTCGAGGTCCGCTTCGACGGCGACGTGGTCCTGGTGCGCGACACCAAGGACCGGGGCGACGGTCCGGTGATCACGCTCGACGCCGTGCGGTGGGACGACTTCCTCCGCCGCTTGCTGGTGGGGTCCGTCGACGCGGAGAGCGCGCTCGCCGTCCTGCCGGAGCCCAACGGCGGCACGATCCTGCGCGCACGCCACGACGGCACGGCGTTGCGCTACACGCGCGGCGAGTGGGAGATGTTCATGCGCGGTGTCCGGGCGGGCGAGTTCACCCACTCCGCCGCCGTCGCCTGAGTCGGCGGGTCACGGAACCGGACCCCTTATGGACTCGCACCGACCGGTTCCGTAACCTGTCCGAGACCTGGGCGGGTGCGACCCGTTCGGGCCCCACCCGGCTCAAGGAGGATTGCGCGAACCGTGGCGTCGAAAACCGCTCAGCGCACCGTCCGCGCAGCCCTGACGGCCACCGCTGTCTCGGTGCTGCTCGGCGTCACCCTGCCCCTCCCCCCGGCCGTCGCGGACCCGGACGCGTCCGAGGCGTTGCGGAAGTACCTCGATCTCTCCCACGAGGCCGAGGCGCTCAACGAGGAGCACCTGCGGGCGCAGGAGTCGCTGTCCAACGCCCAGGGTTCGCTCGACCAGGCCAACCGCGACCTCACCACCGCCCAGCAGGCGCAGGACGCGCTGCGCGGCCAGGTCGACCTGCTGACCGAGGCGTCGTTCGAGGGCGCGCGGTTCAGCCAGCTGTCGGCGCTGCTGGTGTCCGATTCGCAGCAGGACTTCCTCAACCGCATGTCCGCGCTGGGCGTGCTGGCGGGCGACAACGCGGAGGCGTTGGACGGGCTCGGCAAAGCCGTCGACCTGGCCAACGACGCCGCCCGCCGCGCCGGTGAGGCGGCCGACGCGGCCAACAAGGCCATCGCCGAGATCGACCAGCGCAAGGCCGCGCTGGACGAGCAGATCACCGAGGCCCGCGAGGCCTACCGGTCGTTGAGCCCCGCGCAGCGCGCGGCGTTGAACAACGCGGGCGACATGAGCGCCATCCCCGTGCCGTCGGGCCAAGCCGGGCAGGCGTTGGCGTTCGCGCTGGCGCAGCGCGGCAAGGACTACGTGTTCGGCTCGAACGGCCCGAACACCTGGGACTGCTCCAGCCTCATGCAGGCGGCGTACCGGTCGGCGGGCATCGCGATCCCCCGCACCACCTACAGCCAGGCCCTCATCGGCCGGTCGGTGTCGCGCAACGAGGTCAAGGCCGGCGACCTGATCATCTACTACACGGGCCAGACGCACGTGGCGATGGCGATCGACGGCCTGCGCGCCGTGCACGCGTCCACCGAGGGCGTGCCGGTGAAGGTGCAGGACATCGAGTCCATCGGACCGGTGAACGTCATCCGGCGCGTGGTCGGCTGATTCCCGGGTACTACTCCTTCGGCACCACACGTGACGGAGGACGACATGCCCGACGTAGTCGATCTGATCATGCAGGACCACCGCGAGGTGGAGCGGCTGTTCGCCGAGCTGAAGGACCACCCGGAGAAGCGCCCGCTGCTGGTGCCCGTGCTGGTGTCGGTGCTCACCGCGCACAGCCGGGCCGAGGAGGCGGAGGTCTACCCGGTCGCGAAGGACGAGGCGGGCGAGACCGAGGAGGTCGAGCACAGCCAGGAGGAGCACGCCGAGGCCGAGCAGCTGCTGGGCAAGCTGGCCGGGACCGACCCGACGTCCCCCGCGTTCGACGACGTGCTGCGTGAGCTGGTCGAGTCCGTGACGCACCACGTCGAGGAAGAGGAGTCGTCGGTGCTGCCCGGCATGCGCGAGCGGCTGGACGACCGGCGCCGCGAGGAGCTGGGGCGGGCGTTCGCGGAGAGCCGGGCCCGGCACATGGGCGACCGGCCGGGTGAGGCGACGCGCGACGAACTGCTGGCCCAGGCGCGCAACGCGGGCGTGTCGGGTGCGTCGGGGATGAGCAAGGCCCAGTTGGAGAAGGAGCTGCACGCGTCCTGACGGGCGCTCACATCTCCCCTGGGCATAGGCTCGGTGCGGTTGAGCAGACAGCCGCACCTGCCGACCGCACCCAGGGGTGGACATGGACGATTTCACCGACGCCGTCACGCTCACGGTGCACGACGTGTCCGGGGGCGTGGCGGTCGTCGTCGTGGCCGGCGAGCTGGACATGGCGACGGTGCCCGCGGCTGAGGAGTTCCTCCGGCGCCGGCTCGGCGAGGTGGGTCAGGCGCTGGTGCTGGACCTGTCGGGCGTGACGTTCCTCGGGTCGACCGGCATCAACCTGCTGATCGCGTTGCGGGCCGAGTGCGCGGCGGTGGGTGCGGAGCTGCGGTTGGTGGCGACCACGAAGGCCGTGCTGCAGCCGTTGGCGGTGACCGACCTGATCGACCACTTCACGATCGTGACGGCGGTCGGCGAGGCGAGCTGAGCGGGTTCGCGGTGGCCCGGTCCTCCAGGACGGCCCAGACGATCTTGCCGCCCCGCGGCCACGGGCGGCTGCCCCAGGTGCGGCTCAGCGAGGACACGATCGTGAGGCCCCAGCCGCCGTGGCGTCGTGGGTCGGACTTCGGTTCGCGGGGTTGCTCCGGGCTGTCGTCGTGCACCGCGACGACCAGCCGGCGGTCGCGCAGGTCGAGGCGGAGGGTCGGCGCGGAGCGGCCGTGCCGGACGGCGTTCTCCACGAGCTCGGTGGCCACCGTGACCGCGTCGTGCACGAGGTGGGTGATGTGCCAGCGGTCGCACGCGGCGCGGACGAAGGTACGGGCCAGCAAGCCGCTGATCAGCGCGTTCGGCAGGGCGGTCTCGTCGCGGGTGCGTTCGGTCGGGCGTTCGACGGCGGCCAGGGCTTCGTCCAGCGCCTCGAACCGCGGCATCGCGCCCAGGCCGCCGGCGAGCGCCCGGCGCTGACCGGGCGACTCGCCGACCAGCAGCACCGGCACGCCCGGCCAGTCGGCGACGCGCAGCCGCACCGTGGCGAAGACGGACAGGAACGCGGGTGTAGCGCACTCGAAGCCGTCACCCAGTCGCACGATCACGGCCGTCGGCTCGTCCGCCGCGCACTCGAGCAGCCCGTCCCGCAGTGCCCGGTAGGTGGTCAGGTCGAGCCGCCCGGTCGGGCGGACCACCGCCGCGCCGTCCACGTCGGTGCGGTGGAGCGCCAGCGAGGTCGTTCCGCCGGCGCCCGACCCGTCTAACGATGGCATCAGGTCACCCCGACCGGGGGATACCCGGGCGGTGCGTGGCTATTCGCCTGATCGCGAACCACCGTCGGTCC is a window from the Saccharothrix saharensis genome containing:
- a CDS encoding DUF397 domain-containing protein; protein product: MSFTSPATARGWFKSSFSTASGDCVEVRFDGDVVLVRDTKDRGDGPVITLDAVRWDDFLRRLLVGSVDAESALAVLPEPNGGTILRARHDGTALRYTRGEWEMFMRGVRAGEFTHSAAVA
- a CDS encoding ATP-binding protein; protein product: MPSLDGSGAGGTTSLALHRTDVDGAAVVRPTGRLDLTTYRALRDGLLECAADEPTAVIVRLGDGFECATPAFLSVFATVRLRVADWPGVPVLLVGESPGQRRALAGGLGAMPRFEALDEALAAVERPTERTRDETALPNALISGLLARTFVRAACDRWHITHLVHDAVTVATELVENAVRHGRSAPTLRLDLRDRRLVVAVHDDSPEQPREPKSDPRRHGGWGLTIVSSLSRTWGSRPWPRGGKIVWAVLEDRATANPLSSPRRPPSRS
- a CDS encoding STAS domain-containing protein, whose translation is MDDFTDAVTLTVHDVSGGVAVVVVAGELDMATVPAAEEFLRRRLGEVGQALVLDLSGVTFLGSTGINLLIALRAECAAVGAELRLVATTKAVLQPLAVTDLIDHFTIVTAVGEAS
- a CDS encoding helix-turn-helix domain-containing protein; protein product: MGDDAPTSSTVQAWELGLRLREHRERLGFTAAAVGKTTGIGGTNLSAIESGKRRLTAAKLTDLADAYELPDDERADLESTRARTERREWWYDYARLYSDDFLRLLGLEAGAEKVYEYAPDIIPGLLQTADYARAVMRAGTPYIRPVDVGPRLETRLARQLRLDGDHPLLLDVVLGEAALRQWVGEPAVLRRQLAHLLEVLEHKGEHVRIRVIPFTAGAHPLLGSALKILSFPSNRLGDLMYQETAISGVIIDKRQVILESTASFAETFDRALDDRASRGFIDAVYHEMERH
- a CDS encoding C40 family peptidase, with the translated sequence MASKTAQRTVRAALTATAVSVLLGVTLPLPPAVADPDASEALRKYLDLSHEAEALNEEHLRAQESLSNAQGSLDQANRDLTTAQQAQDALRGQVDLLTEASFEGARFSQLSALLVSDSQQDFLNRMSALGVLAGDNAEALDGLGKAVDLANDAARRAGEAADAANKAIAEIDQRKAALDEQITEAREAYRSLSPAQRAALNNAGDMSAIPVPSGQAGQALAFALAQRGKDYVFGSNGPNTWDCSSLMQAAYRSAGIAIPRTTYSQALIGRSVSRNEVKAGDLIIYYTGQTHVAMAIDGLRAVHASTEGVPVKVQDIESIGPVNVIRRVVG
- a CDS encoding hemerythrin domain-containing protein; this encodes MPDVVDLIMQDHREVERLFAELKDHPEKRPLLVPVLVSVLTAHSRAEEAEVYPVAKDEAGETEEVEHSQEEHAEAEQLLGKLAGTDPTSPAFDDVLRELVESVTHHVEEEESSVLPGMRERLDDRRREELGRAFAESRARHMGDRPGEATRDELLAQARNAGVSGASGMSKAQLEKELHAS
- a CDS encoding lytic polysaccharide monooxygenase, with the translated sequence MTYPPSRTYACYEDGRTNSGGGDLNPANPACVAAVQIGGKQPLWDWYGNLISQAAGKHREIIADGDLCGPTTKYDAYNLARSDWPVTSLRANASITFKYNAWAPHPGRWDQYVTRDGFDVTQPLKWSDLEPAPFDSVVNPPLGSGEYSWNGTLPNKTGRHIIYSIWQRSDSPEAFYSCSDVNFTGGDSGGDTQAPTAPGTPVATATANAVSLSWSAASDNRGVSGYTVYREAGATDVAVATASGTTATVTGLTADTAYQFYVVARDAAGNTSPPSAVVSVRTATGGGTTPGACSVTYSVPSQWSGGFTANVSVKNTGTSAVSAWQLVWDVPSGQGITQAWSAEVAVAAGKATAKGASWNQNIQPGQTVSFGFNGTSQGAPANPASFALNGASCAAA
- a CDS encoding Scr1 family TA system antitoxin-like transcriptional regulator codes for the protein MTDVPSKAINLMELKPALRSRLLGLELRRVREANGLTVAELAARTRQSPQRIRELENGVAESPTPDPTMWCAWGTEATSVINVLCRAAERIDVLAPLGLNPVFERLDPDRCTVYVLEGTAIERTDVTVRVIPRGAGYCPGVEHPLTRFTLADGPAVVFYAYLHRAMFTEESRHLRSAYELFERLAELTRA
- a CDS encoding PfkB family carbohydrate kinase gives rise to the protein MATGYRLDMRIAVVGQIARDLVLVVPDVPGSGGHADVLERREVLGGKGSNIARGTRQLGATAAVVGVVGDDREGRLLVERLDADGVATAAVVCRQGVRTALIVDVVCDGGYRYLEDIPEATLVTVEDVRAASATLAGADAVVVQLEQPADAALAAVRAASGLVVLDGAPEGRAAELLAAADVVRADHGEAEALTGRSITGADAAVRAGRELLARGPSVVALEVPGEANVLTWDEGSAVVPLTDEEVVDPTGGGDAFVAALTVALVRGDTPEEAGRLATAAAGRAGRHPGGRTDLTGLTLGARQLG